The following proteins are co-located in the Fodinibius salicampi genome:
- a CDS encoding serine hydrolase domain-containing protein, whose product MIIILGFHLAFTDIKSEPEVVEPEPEVWVMDESLALYLEQFEHNFEEGLNANLIPGAAVAIVKDGRVVLQKGFGVKEKGKGEEVDEHTVFRLGSVSKGFASVLTGVFVEEGVVSWNMPVSHYVEQFKLNNPDQTDRVQIRHLLSHTSGLPRHAYTNLVEDGLSLNRIIPRLEQVPLIAKEGEQLAYQNAAYSTIEKVLEVQTNADFNTLLDEKLFEPLAMDHSSASYDSIRSSGNTALPHVYYSRSRGHVPTSISKKYYNAVSSGGINASASDMGRWLLLLTGHYPDVISEETLEEIYDPLATINNRRFSRYWDGVNKSHYGMGWRVLDNHGQKIVYHGGYVNGYRSEIAFSPDDGVGICILINTHSSYPLTVIPDFFNHFKSNSSEVISE is encoded by the coding sequence ATGATTATTATTTTGGGGTTTCATTTGGCCTTTACCGATATCAAGTCGGAGCCCGAAGTTGTAGAGCCTGAACCCGAGGTGTGGGTGATGGATGAATCCTTGGCTCTCTACCTGGAACAATTTGAACACAATTTTGAAGAAGGGCTAAACGCCAATCTCATCCCCGGGGCAGCAGTTGCCATCGTAAAGGATGGTCGGGTTGTATTACAAAAAGGCTTTGGTGTAAAAGAGAAAGGGAAGGGAGAAGAAGTAGATGAACATACCGTATTTAGATTGGGAAGTGTATCTAAAGGTTTCGCATCGGTTCTGACGGGAGTATTTGTAGAAGAAGGAGTCGTAAGCTGGAATATGCCTGTATCCCATTACGTGGAACAATTTAAGCTGAATAATCCGGACCAGACTGATCGGGTTCAAATTAGGCATTTATTATCTCATACCTCAGGTTTACCACGCCATGCGTATACGAATTTGGTGGAAGATGGACTTTCCTTGAACCGCATTATACCACGATTGGAACAAGTTCCTTTGATCGCAAAAGAAGGTGAACAACTTGCCTACCAGAATGCGGCCTATTCAACGATAGAAAAAGTGCTGGAAGTCCAAACCAACGCCGATTTTAACACACTGCTGGATGAAAAACTGTTCGAGCCATTAGCGATGGATCATTCCTCGGCAAGCTATGACAGCATACGATCTTCCGGAAATACAGCTTTGCCTCATGTGTATTATTCCCGATCACGGGGGCACGTTCCCACTTCCATTTCAAAGAAATATTACAATGCAGTTTCTTCCGGCGGGATCAATGCTTCTGCCTCAGATATGGGCAGGTGGTTGCTTCTGTTAACAGGGCATTATCCTGATGTTATTTCTGAAGAAACACTTGAAGAGATTTATGATCCGTTAGCTACCATCAATAATCGACGATTTAGCAGGTATTGGGATGGGGTGAACAAATCGCATTATGGAATGGGTTGGAGAGTTCTTGATAATCATGGTCAGAAGATTGTATACCACGGAGGATATGTAAACGGATACCGTAGCGAAATAGCTTTTTCTCCTGATGATGGTGTGGGAATCTGCATTCTTATCAATACCCACT